One part of the Cyclobacteriaceae bacterium genome encodes these proteins:
- the rpsJ gene encoding 30S ribosomal protein S10 produces the protein MNQKIRIKLKSYDHNLVDKSSEKIVRAVKATGAVVSGPIPLPTEKEKFTVLRSPHVNKKSREQFQLCTYKRLVDIYSNSAKTVDALMKLELPSGVDVEIKV, from the coding sequence ATGAACCAGAAAATCAGAATCAAACTCAAGTCTTACGACCATAATTTGGTTGATAAGTCATCTGAGAAAATTGTGCGAGCAGTAAAAGCAACTGGCGCAGTAGTGAGCGGCCCCATTCCTTTGCCTACAGAAAAGGAAAAATTCACGGTGTTACGTTCGCCTCACGTAAACAAAAAGTCTCGTGAGCAATTTCAACTGTGTACCTATAAGCGCCTGGTTGACATTTACTCAAACAGTGCAAAAACTGTGGATGCCTTGATGAAACTTGAACTTCCTAGTGGTGTTGATGTAGAAATCAAAGTGTAG